The Anaeromicrobium sediminis genome includes a window with the following:
- a CDS encoding TlpA disulfide reductase family protein: protein MKKILISIFAIILVLSLGACGNEKVKSEKTEISTEKLSKFPEFKLNDLNGNEVSSKDFKDYDITMINIWGTFYSPCINELPKLQKLNEAYEDKNFRLMGIVVDRDEYGAKELLKEKGITYTNFLPNRDIEELLANFDEVPTTIFVNKNGQVLNKVVVGGKSFEDYDKIVKGLLEN, encoded by the coding sequence ATGAAAAAAATATTAATATCTATATTTGCAATTATATTAGTATTATCATTAGGAGCATGTGGAAATGAAAAAGTTAAAAGTGAAAAAACTGAAATTTCTACAGAAAAATTATCTAAATTTCCAGAATTTAAATTAAATGATTTGAATGGAAATGAAGTAAGCAGTAAAGACTTTAAAGATTATGATATAACAATGATTAACATATGGGGAACTTTCTACTCTCCATGTATAAACGAATTACCCAAATTACAAAAACTAAATGAAGCATATGAGGATAAAAATTTTAGATTAATGGGAATTGTAGTAGATAGGGATGAATATGGAGCTAAGGAGTTATTAAAGGAAAAGGGAATAACATATACGAATTTCCTGCCAAATAGAGACATAGAAGAATTATTAGCTAATTTTGATGAAGTTCCTACTACCATATTTGTAAATAAGAATGGACAAGTATTAAATAAGGTAGTGGTGGGAGGTAAATCCTTTGAAGACTATGATAAAATAGTAAAGGGATTATTGGAAAACTAA
- a CDS encoding ABC transporter substrate-binding protein: protein MVVKNLKIIGILLIGLLILGGCGAKTEVETASESKVFKIGVTQIVEHPALDGAREGFVAAFEEAGLTDKIDIEVQNAQGDIPTTQTIAQNFVSSKKDMILAIATPSAQSAFNVTKDIPIVITAVTDPVSAGLAESLESSNTNVTGTSDMTPIKRQFELLKELVPEAKKVGVIFNTSEANSEVQVKMAEELSKEFNVELVKVGITNVNEISQSLESIIKDIDALYVPTDNMVASAMPLVAEKCIENMVPVIGAEKAHVEGGALATEGIDYFKLGFETGKIAIEVMNGKKPSEISIATLKDTQLVINEDTAKKLNLNINEDLLKRAELIKGGK, encoded by the coding sequence ATGGTAGTTAAAAATTTAAAAATCATAGGAATTTTATTAATTGGATTATTAATATTAGGTGGATGTGGAGCCAAGACAGAGGTGGAAACTGCATCTGAAAGTAAAGTATTTAAAATTGGGGTAACTCAAATAGTAGAGCATCCAGCATTAGATGGAGCTAGGGAAGGTTTCGTAGCTGCATTTGAGGAAGCTGGACTTACGGATAAAATTGATATAGAAGTGCAAAATGCACAAGGAGATATACCTACTACCCAAACAATAGCACAAAACTTCGTATCATCTAAAAAGGATATGATACTTGCCATAGCTACACCTTCAGCTCAATCTGCATTCAACGTAACTAAAGATATTCCCATAGTAATAACAGCAGTAACAGATCCTGTATCAGCAGGACTGGCAGAGTCTTTAGAATCATCGAACACTAATGTGACAGGTACGTCAGATATGACACCTATAAAAAGACAATTTGAACTTTTAAAGGAGTTAGTTCCAGAAGCTAAAAAAGTAGGTGTAATATTTAACACTAGTGAAGCAAATTCAGAAGTACAAGTAAAGATGGCAGAGGAATTGAGTAAGGAATTTAACGTAGAGTTAGTTAAAGTTGGTATTACTAACGTAAATGAAATTTCTCAAAGTTTAGAATCTATTATTAAAGATATTGATGCATTATACGTACCTACAGATAATATGGTAGCATCAGCAATGCCCCTTGTTGCAGAAAAATGTATAGAGAACATGGTACCTGTAATTGGAGCAGAGAAAGCTCACGTAGAAGGTGGAGCATTGGCTACAGAGGGTATTGATTACTTTAAATTAGGATTCGAAACAGGAAAGATTGCCATAGAAGTTATGAATGGGAAAAAGCCAAGTGAAATCAGTATAGCTACTTTAAAGGATACCCAATTAGTTATTAATGAAGATACGGCTAAGAAGTTAAACTTAAACATTAATGAAGATTTATTAAAGAGGGCAGAATTAATTAAAGGTGGGAAGTAG
- a CDS encoding DMT family transporter yields the protein MILKKSIYADICLLVVAIIWGSGFIVTKNALDSFTPHYLNGIRFIISFFVLSIIFHKKMIKISKEELKAGIIIGLFLFGAFATQTVGLQYTTASKSAFLTGTNVVMVPFLVWILTRKFPGIKSLIGATLTMIGVGFLTLDGSLTSISMGDILTLICAILFAAHICSIGHFASKVDPYVLATLQIGVTGIISLIIGMFTEPMPVFNSSAVPGMLYLAIVSTTLAFLIQNVAQRYTTSTHTAIILALESVFGTIFSVIFLSEVLNKFMIIGCGIIFIAIIVTEVDFTQIMNRKAIGAERL from the coding sequence ATGATACTAAAGAAAAGCATTTATGCAGATATATGCCTTTTGGTAGTAGCCATAATTTGGGGGTCTGGTTTTATAGTAACTAAAAATGCATTAGATTCTTTTACTCCCCATTATTTAAATGGAATTAGATTTATCATATCTTTCTTTGTTTTAAGTATAATATTTCATAAAAAAATGATAAAAATATCAAAGGAAGAATTAAAAGCAGGTATAATAATAGGCCTATTTTTATTTGGGGCATTTGCCACTCAAACGGTAGGACTTCAATATACTACAGCTAGTAAGTCAGCCTTTTTAACGGGAACTAATGTGGTCATGGTACCATTTTTAGTATGGATATTAACTAGGAAGTTTCCTGGTATAAAATCTTTAATAGGGGCTACCCTTACTATGATAGGGGTAGGATTTTTAACCTTAGATGGAAGTTTAACTAGTATTTCTATGGGCGATATACTTACTTTAATATGTGCTATATTATTCGCAGCTCATATATGTAGTATAGGACATTTTGCAAGCAAAGTAGACCCATATGTATTAGCCACATTACAAATAGGGGTTACGGGAATAATATCTTTAATAATAGGTATGTTTACAGAGCCTATGCCAGTTTTTAATAGTAGTGCGGTACCAGGAATGCTTTATTTGGCAATAGTTTCAACTACATTAGCATTTTTAATTCAAAACGTAGCTCAAAGATATACTACATCTACCCATACGGCCATAATATTGGCACTGGAATCTGTATTTGGAACCATATTTAGTGTAATATTTTTAAGTGAAGTATTAAATAAGTTTATGATAATAGGTTGTGGCATAATATTTATAGCCATAATAGTAACAGAAGTGGATTTTACCCAGATAATGAATAGAAAAGCTATAGGGGCAGAGCGACTTTAA
- the serS gene encoding serine--tRNA ligase, translated as MLDIKRIRTNLDEVKALVSRRGKGDYGIDKIVELDKGRREVLQEVEVMKNRQKTVSKEIPKLKKEGKDTTEIMAEMKKLSSDIKELDEKVKGIEVEIEEILLGIPNTPNPTVPQGDTDEDNEEVKKWGKPTKFDFEFKAHWDVGSDLGILDFERATKITGARFTVYRGLGARLERALINFMLDLHTTEHGYEEVLPPFMVNRDSMTGTGQLPKFEDDMFHLPSKDFFLIPTAEVPVTNLYAKEILTGGDLPVYHTAYTPCFRKEAGSAGRDTRGLIRQHQFNKVELVKFAHPEKSYEELESLLLAAEEVLKRLNIPYRVVKLCTGDLGFSSAMTYDIEVWMPSYDRYLEISSCSNFEDFQARRANIRFRPEEKGKVEFVHTLNGSGLAVGRTVAAILENYQQADGSVVIPEALRPYMGGLEKITK; from the coding sequence ATGTTAGATATTAAAAGAATTAGAACTAACTTAGACGAGGTTAAGGCGTTAGTTTCTAGACGTGGAAAGGGCGATTATGGAATAGATAAAATCGTAGAATTAGATAAGGGGAGACGCGAAGTTCTACAAGAGGTAGAAGTAATGAAAAATAGACAAAAGACCGTATCTAAGGAAATTCCTAAGTTAAAAAAAGAAGGAAAAGATACTACTGAAATAATGGCTGAGATGAAAAAATTATCTAGTGATATTAAAGAATTAGATGAAAAGGTAAAAGGTATTGAGGTAGAAATTGAGGAAATTCTATTAGGAATTCCTAATACACCAAATCCAACAGTACCACAGGGAGATACTGATGAGGATAATGAAGAAGTAAAAAAATGGGGAAAACCAACAAAGTTTGATTTTGAATTTAAAGCTCACTGGGATGTTGGAAGTGATTTAGGAATATTAGACTTTGAAAGGGCTACTAAGATTACAGGAGCTAGATTTACAGTATATAGAGGATTAGGGGCAAGACTTGAAAGAGCTCTTATTAACTTTATGTTAGATTTACACACTACGGAGCATGGATATGAAGAAGTATTACCACCATTTATGGTTAATAGGGATAGTATGACTGGTACTGGACAGCTTCCTAAATTTGAAGATGATATGTTCCACTTACCAAGTAAAGACTTTTTCCTAATTCCAACGGCAGAAGTTCCAGTAACTAACCTTTATGCCAAGGAAATATTAACAGGAGGAGATTTACCTGTTTATCATACGGCATACACTCCATGTTTCAGAAAAGAAGCAGGATCTGCAGGAAGAGATACTAGAGGGCTTATTAGGCAACATCAATTTAACAAGGTTGAGTTAGTTAAGTTTGCTCATCCAGAAAAATCTTATGAAGAATTAGAATCTTTACTACTAGCAGCAGAAGAAGTATTAAAGAGATTAAATATTCCATATAGAGTAGTAAAACTTTGTACAGGAGACTTAGGATTTAGTTCTGCAATGACTTATGATATAGAGGTTTGGATGCCAAGTTATGATAGATATTTAGAGATTTCTTCTTGTAGTAACTTTGAAGACTTCCAAGCTAGACGTGCAAATATTAGATTTAGACCAGAAGAAAAGGGAAAAGTTGAATTTGTACACACATTAAACGGTTCTGGTCTTGCAGTAGGAAGAACTGTAGCGGCCATATTAGAGAATTATCAACAAGCAGATGGATCTGTAGTTATTCCAGAAGCTTTAAGACCATACATGGGTGGACTTGAAAAGATAACTAAATAG
- a CDS encoding HutP family protein: MIGSMNVARAAIEMAMTENRDIEDKMVIELKKKNIKAVAVNIGGNLIDSIPKIIERALVASRRTGVIKECHVQDGAVAGAARDAIVQVSAKATGLNVGGKIGIARHEEHLSVCIFMSIGLLHLNDVVIGLAHRSLPRE; encoded by the coding sequence ATGATAGGTAGTATGAATGTGGCAAGGGCAGCTATAGAGATGGCAATGACCGAAAATAGAGATATAGAGGATAAAATGGTAATAGAATTAAAAAAGAAAAATATTAAGGCCGTGGCTGTTAATATAGGTGGGAATTTAATTGATTCTATACCTAAAATCATAGAAAGGGCCCTAGTAGCATCAAGAAGAACTGGAGTAATAAAGGAGTGCCATGTACAAGATGGTGCTGTTGCAGGAGCTGCTAGAGATGCCATAGTGCAAGTATCTGCCAAGGCTACAGGATTAAATGTAGGTGGTAAAATAGGTATTGCTAGACATGAAGAACATTTAAGTGTATGTATATTTATGAGTATAGGATTACTTCATCTAAATGATGTTGTAATAGGCCTTGCACATAGATCTTTACCAAGAGAATAA
- a CDS encoding ABC transporter permease encodes MNSFVINILEQGFIFGIMVLGVYITYKILDFPDLSVEGSFPLGASICAKLLVMGVNPIMATLAAVVGGLLGGAITAFLHVKLKITNLLSGILVMIGLYSINLRIMGKANIPLFSQSNIFDIKVPKLIIIMIIAVSVKYMLDMFLNTKFGFLIRATGDNPKLVTSLGIDIGVTKFIALMVSNGLVALSGALVCQYQRFSDAGMGTGIIVMGLASIIFGESIFKNLKLINLTTMALLGSILYKTSVALALKLGFPPTDLKLITALIVAIMLGVNNKKMTFKFKGFTVGGRQDAVGTKSV; translated from the coding sequence ATGAATAGTTTTGTGATAAATATATTAGAACAAGGATTCATATTTGGAATAATGGTACTAGGAGTATATATAACTTATAAAATATTAGACTTTCCAGATTTATCTGTTGAGGGAAGTTTTCCATTAGGGGCAAGTATTTGTGCAAAACTACTAGTTATGGGTGTAAATCCAATAATGGCCACATTGGCAGCTGTAGTAGGAGGATTATTAGGAGGAGCCATAACTGCATTTTTACACGTAAAGTTAAAGATAACTAATTTATTATCAGGAATACTTGTAATGATAGGATTATACTCTATAAACTTAAGAATAATGGGAAAAGCAAACATACCCTTATTTTCACAAAGCAATATATTTGATATAAAAGTTCCAAAACTAATAATAATAATGATTATAGCTGTAAGCGTTAAATATATGCTAGATATGTTTTTAAATACGAAATTTGGATTTTTAATAAGAGCCACAGGAGATAACCCTAAATTAGTAACATCATTAGGCATAGATATAGGGGTTACAAAATTTATAGCCTTAATGGTTTCAAATGGTTTAGTTGCTTTATCTGGAGCACTAGTATGTCAATACCAAAGATTTTCTGATGCAGGTATGGGAACGGGAATAATAGTCATGGGTTTGGCTTCAATCATATTTGGAGAATCCATATTTAAAAATCTTAAGCTAATAAACTTAACTACTATGGCCCTTTTAGGAAGTATATTGTACAAAACTAGTGTGGCCCTAGCTTTAAAACTAGGATTCCCACCTACAGACTTAAAGTTAATAACAGCTTTAATAGTTGCAATAATGCTTGGAGTAAACAATAAAAAGATGACCTTTAAGTTTAAGGGCTTCACCGTAGGAGGTAGACAGGATGCTGTGGGTACGAAATCTGTGTAA
- a CDS encoding HD-GYP domain-containing protein — protein MRMVPISAVKEGAFLAQALYNDKGQILLSKGVRLTYGLLKRIKEHSFYSIYIIDEYSQGELDDIIKPQVRQKAIATIRATLNTIGDLDDDNKNMFAKKTLEKQKEQQIGDMQKLAKMIVDDIFTQSDLMINLVDIKSMDSYTFNHSVNSAILSLVIGIGHGLNKNDLYDLTMGMLLHDVGKMFIPSDLLNKEGNLSQEEFEIIKNHTVRGFNFLKDNTDLSNKIRIISLQHHERVDGTGYPYGLKDPQIYSLSKIGAIAEVYDAITSDRPNRKALPPNEAVELVMGAGGRYFNIDIVRTFVKKVNPFPVGTAVYLSNNSIGIVEAINSLYMLRPLVRIVKQEGKIVEPFLCDLIRENNIVITGVCHEI, from the coding sequence ATGAGAATGGTCCCTATAAGTGCCGTGAAAGAAGGTGCTTTTTTAGCACAAGCATTATATAATGACAAAGGACAAATATTACTATCTAAAGGTGTGAGATTAACTTATGGATTATTAAAAAGAATAAAGGAACATTCTTTTTATTCCATATATATAATAGATGAATATTCTCAAGGAGAGTTAGATGATATCATAAAGCCACAAGTGAGGCAAAAGGCTATAGCGACTATAAGGGCCACTTTAAATACTATAGGTGACCTAGATGATGATAATAAAAATATGTTTGCTAAAAAGACCTTAGAAAAACAAAAGGAACAACAGATAGGGGATATGCAAAAACTTGCTAAAATGATAGTTGACGATATATTCACTCAAAGTGATTTGATGATAAATTTAGTAGATATTAAAAGTATGGATAGCTATACCTTTAATCACAGCGTTAACTCGGCCATATTATCACTAGTAATAGGAATTGGTCATGGCCTTAATAAAAATGATTTGTATGACCTTACGATGGGTATGTTACTTCACGATGTGGGGAAAATGTTTATTCCATCAGATTTATTAAATAAAGAGGGAAATTTATCACAAGAAGAGTTTGAAATTATAAAAAATCATACTGTAAGAGGATTTAATTTCTTAAAGGATAATACGGATTTAAGTAATAAAATAAGAATAATATCTCTACAACATCATGAAAGGGTAGATGGTACAGGATATCCCTATGGATTAAAAGACCCACAAATTTATTCTTTATCTAAAATTGGGGCCATAGCGGAGGTTTATGATGCCATAACATCTGATAGGCCAAATAGGAAGGCACTACCACCTAATGAAGCTGTAGAACTTGTTATGGGAGCTGGAGGAAGATATTTTAATATAGACATAGTAAGAACCTTTGTAAAGAAGGTAAACCCTTTCCCTGTAGGAACGGCTGTATATTTAAGCAATAATTCCATAGGAATAGTAGAAGCTATAAATAGCCTATATATGTTAAGACCCCTAGTTAGAATAGTAAAACAAGAAGGAAAAATAGTAGAACCCTTTTTATGTGATTTAATAAGGGAAAATAATATAGTAATAACTGGGGTATGTCATGAAATATAA